A region of Pleionea litopenaei DNA encodes the following proteins:
- a CDS encoding toll/interleukin-1 receptor domain-containing protein codes for MNRSTDYLAFISYRHADNKLSGRQWATWLHQALETYQIPADLVGQTNDRGETIPSQIFPVFRDEDELPADADLANSITKALDNTGTLIVLCSPNAVASTYVADEIDYFKSLGRSDRIIAALIDGEPNCSWDSSKAELGFAASDECFPLPLQFAYDDQGQRTEQRAEPIAADFRLNLNGKPQQGWTSTEALKQHLRESESFTKEQLEEVAKKYDEQQHLMLLKIVAGILGVPLGALTQRDKEYQLALARQKAKRLRQWLSAVAMLAVVAVAAGIFAYFKQQEAIKNEHRAQQQTVIAQENERLAKEQRDQSLIGQSRFLLDQAKQANESQRYNHALLLGLNALPGDYGGERPLVDDLSAMREAYFWHRKKAQFNYSENIVEQYFLSDTNLLVVTERQVFIENFKTAAESKALKVSLTGAEKILAASLSSDKEWLAVATSYGGIQLLNLSGKDSIVVPAKVGFKHVIVSEDVSSIFAFGADNQLYRWSFENRSFDYQVAIDELSFSAMPVLSKDSKYIYYETVTSNNDQYQANVVVYESNTGRQIFKHPSMNNGAITGFHSRVLPNDTIMVYQPTGFSVFNLKDGALVNKNEQQFVSLSPNLEHFLFFAIEPNQRTELGLFHQPSQNMVMLKALGEMSRFQFSNDGSKLITVHFGTLFVWNTQTGLLENKLKVISDTNFLLSDDGNFVSSYSKYGKKLGVWSTKASHNILPLDKDYENYGSQLSENGQYAIVGLLGDRSRYDLVNASTGESLFEFTLKCRRDGEFVWNSAFDRISYRCWEGDGYVIDIPTQQHLALVSEEDSMRIKSKFNQKEFLYLTSKWQELDKLKIVTVKQTAEPSSPVLEVKSDIAWENTLELDVDDYELSPDHTQLLIQSDQLPLKLVNLSSNKVLDYPKNTQGCEILKENDRDYVWLACRSNQLLKLSWSKPGELQIIDLDSRVRKVVTHSLSKVAFAVSENKRLYSLNVETMEKLGTPTTYESSPDVYFSNDGAFYFIEQLGTAIYKTHDRQPFFRIPSDVGNGIVYSRELNNFFMMKSQALHRFVDGKVFSRPAIVSLTIKDDDLIEKTKAILTLNERCLSDEQRANYYLFPLDEEARIRRQCAKR; via the coding sequence ATGAATCGCTCGACCGACTACCTAGCCTTTATATCCTACCGCCACGCTGACAACAAACTATCAGGTCGTCAGTGGGCAACGTGGCTGCATCAAGCTCTCGAGACGTATCAAATACCAGCCGATTTGGTTGGACAAACCAATGATCGGGGAGAAACCATTCCCTCGCAAATTTTCCCTGTTTTTCGCGATGAAGATGAATTGCCAGCTGACGCTGACCTTGCAAACTCGATCACTAAAGCGTTAGATAACACCGGAACGCTGATTGTCTTATGCTCACCGAATGCCGTTGCTTCGACTTATGTAGCTGATGAAATTGACTACTTTAAATCGCTGGGCCGCTCAGATCGAATCATTGCCGCATTGATCGATGGTGAGCCCAATTGCAGCTGGGATTCCAGTAAAGCGGAATTAGGATTTGCAGCAAGCGATGAATGTTTTCCCCTGCCATTACAGTTTGCCTATGATGATCAAGGACAACGTACTGAGCAACGAGCTGAACCGATTGCGGCCGATTTTCGATTAAATTTGAATGGAAAGCCTCAGCAAGGTTGGACATCGACAGAAGCTTTAAAACAGCACTTGCGTGAATCAGAAAGCTTTACCAAAGAACAACTCGAAGAAGTGGCAAAAAAGTATGATGAGCAGCAACATCTTATGCTGCTTAAAATTGTCGCTGGAATTCTTGGAGTACCTCTCGGCGCTTTGACGCAACGAGATAAAGAGTATCAGTTGGCCTTGGCACGGCAGAAAGCCAAGCGTTTACGGCAGTGGTTAAGCGCCGTTGCGATGTTGGCCGTTGTTGCTGTCGCCGCAGGGATATTTGCTTATTTTAAACAACAAGAAGCGATTAAAAATGAGCATCGTGCTCAACAGCAAACCGTCATAGCTCAAGAAAATGAACGCCTTGCAAAAGAGCAACGAGATCAATCATTGATTGGTCAATCGCGCTTCTTACTCGATCAAGCCAAGCAAGCGAATGAATCTCAAAGATACAATCATGCATTATTGCTAGGGCTTAATGCTCTACCCGGTGACTATGGGGGTGAACGTCCATTGGTCGATGATCTTTCTGCGATGCGAGAAGCCTATTTTTGGCATCGTAAGAAAGCACAGTTTAATTATTCTGAAAATATTGTTGAACAGTATTTTCTTTCAGACACGAATTTATTGGTGGTAACCGAAAGACAGGTTTTTATAGAGAACTTTAAAACCGCTGCAGAAAGTAAAGCTCTAAAGGTTTCATTAACTGGCGCAGAAAAAATACTGGCTGCGAGTTTATCAAGTGATAAAGAATGGTTAGCTGTGGCAACGTCATATGGAGGAATACAGTTACTCAATCTGTCAGGTAAAGATTCTATTGTGGTACCAGCGAAAGTTGGCTTTAAACATGTCATAGTTTCTGAAGATGTCTCGTCTATATTTGCCTTTGGTGCCGACAACCAACTCTACCGTTGGTCCTTTGAAAATCGGAGCTTTGATTATCAAGTGGCTATTGATGAGCTTTCTTTCTCGGCGATGCCTGTGTTGTCGAAAGACAGTAAGTATATTTATTATGAAACCGTTACATCAAATAATGACCAATACCAGGCGAATGTCGTCGTTTACGAGTCGAACACTGGCCGTCAAATATTTAAGCATCCCTCGATGAATAATGGGGCGATTACGGGGTTTCATAGTCGAGTTTTGCCCAATGATACAATAATGGTATATCAGCCGACGGGTTTCTCGGTTTTTAATTTAAAAGATGGGGCCTTAGTCAATAAAAATGAACAACAATTTGTTAGTCTTAGCCCCAATTTAGAGCACTTCTTATTTTTTGCAATAGAGCCAAATCAACGAACGGAACTAGGGCTCTTTCATCAGCCCTCCCAAAACATGGTCATGTTAAAAGCATTAGGGGAAATGTCTCGGTTTCAGTTTTCAAATGATGGCAGTAAACTGATCACGGTTCACTTTGGTACATTATTTGTTTGGAACACACAAACGGGATTATTAGAAAATAAATTAAAAGTAATCAGTGATACAAACTTTTTATTAAGTGATGATGGCAACTTTGTTTCATCTTACTCAAAATATGGTAAAAAATTAGGCGTATGGTCAACAAAAGCAAGTCATAACATTTTGCCACTCGATAAAGACTATGAAAACTATGGGAGTCAACTGAGTGAGAATGGGCAGTACGCGATCGTCGGCCTTTTGGGTGATCGAAGCCGATACGATTTAGTCAATGCATCGACAGGCGAAAGTTTATTTGAGTTCACATTAAAATGTCGTCGTGATGGTGAGTTTGTATGGAACTCAGCGTTTGATCGAATTAGCTACCGCTGCTGGGAAGGCGACGGTTATGTTATCGATATTCCGACACAACAACACTTAGCGCTTGTCAGCGAAGAAGATTCAATGCGGATTAAATCTAAATTTAACCAGAAAGAATTTCTTTACCTAACGTCAAAATGGCAGGAGTTAGATAAGCTTAAAATAGTAACCGTTAAACAAACTGCTGAACCGTCGTCTCCTGTTCTAGAAGTTAAGTCTGATATAGCTTGGGAAAATACTCTCGAGCTGGATGTTGATGACTATGAGCTATCTCCAGATCACACTCAGCTATTAATTCAAAGTGATCAGTTACCATTGAAGTTGGTAAACCTATCGAGCAATAAAGTGTTGGATTATCCGAAGAACACTCAAGGCTGTGAAATACTGAAAGAAAATGATCGTGACTATGTGTGGTTAGCTTGTCGTAGTAATCAACTTTTGAAATTAAGTTGGAGCAAGCCTGGTGAATTGCAAATAATAGATTTAGATAGTCGAGTGAGAAAAGTGGTAACTCATAGTTTATCTAAGGTTGCCTTTGCGGTTTCGGAAAATAAGCGCTTGTATTCTTTGAACGTTGAAACGATGGAAAAACTAGGTACGCCAACGACTTATGAGTCATCTCCGGATGTTTATTTTTCTAATGACGGCGCTTTCTATTTTATTGAACAATTAGGAACCGCAATTTATAAAACCCATGATCGGCAGCCATTCTTTCGTATTCCTTCTGATGTTGGAAATGGGATTGTCTATTCGAGAGAATTAAATAACTTTTTTATGATGAAAAGCCAAGCACTTCATCGGTTTGTCGATGGCAAAGTGTTTAGTCGCCCAGCGATTGTGTCATTAACCATTAAAGATGATGATTTAATTGAAAAAACTAAGGCAATTCTTACGTTAAACGAGCGTTGCCTAAGTGACGAGCAGCGAGCAAATTATTATCTATTTCCACTCGATGAAGAAGCGCGCATTCGAAGACAGTGCGCCAAAAGATAA
- the ahpF gene encoding alkyl hydroperoxide reductase subunit F → MLDADLKVQLKAYLENLRQPIELRLTLDQRPESQQMAQLANDIAELSSLVSVADNGVAERAPTMEVVSLEKGTQLAFSGIPLGHEFTSLVLALLHSGGHPLKVEQDLIEQIKDLDGSFNFESYISLSCQNCPDVVQALNMMAALNPAIKHTMVDGALFQDEVESRNIKAVPSVYLNGELLLQGRTTLKELVSKLDVNAAKREAEKLSSKDVFDMLVVGGGPAGASAAIYSARKGLNTGVVAERFGGQVADTVGIENFISVPYTEGPKLVASLEQHVTEYPVDVMAGQKVKSIEQSELFSITTESGAVLKAKSLVLATGARWRKMNVPGEQEYSGKGVAYCPHCDGPLFKGKKVAVIGGGNSGIEAAIDLANIVEHVTVLEFSDQLRADEVLQRKARSMSNIDIIMQAQTTEVVGDGKSVTGIKYMDRTNNAEHQIELAGIFVQIGLVPNSDFLKGVVELSPRGEIVIDERGETSVPGIYAAGDVTTVPYKQIIIAMGEGAKASLSAFDYLMRLEPKVTSEESKAEKAA, encoded by the coding sequence ATGTTAGACGCTGATTTAAAAGTACAACTCAAAGCTTACTTAGAGAATTTACGCCAGCCGATCGAGTTACGTTTAACTCTTGATCAGCGGCCCGAGTCGCAGCAAATGGCACAGCTTGCAAACGATATTGCAGAGCTTTCGTCATTGGTATCGGTTGCAGATAATGGCGTGGCAGAGCGCGCACCAACCATGGAAGTGGTTTCACTTGAGAAAGGCACGCAGCTTGCTTTTTCTGGTATCCCGCTTGGTCACGAGTTTACCTCTTTGGTACTGGCCTTGTTACACAGTGGCGGACACCCGCTAAAGGTCGAGCAAGACCTGATCGAACAGATCAAAGATCTCGATGGATCGTTTAACTTCGAGTCGTACATTTCATTGTCGTGTCAAAATTGTCCCGATGTGGTTCAAGCGCTCAATATGATGGCGGCATTAAATCCTGCCATTAAGCATACGATGGTCGATGGAGCATTGTTCCAAGACGAAGTGGAAAGCCGCAACATTAAAGCGGTTCCTTCTGTGTACTTGAACGGGGAATTGCTGCTGCAAGGGCGAACCACTCTGAAAGAGTTGGTTAGCAAACTCGATGTCAATGCAGCAAAACGTGAAGCGGAAAAATTATCTAGTAAAGACGTCTTCGATATGTTGGTTGTTGGTGGAGGCCCCGCAGGTGCTTCGGCGGCCATTTACAGCGCGCGAAAAGGATTGAATACGGGCGTGGTTGCCGAGCGGTTCGGTGGCCAAGTAGCGGACACGGTTGGTATTGAAAATTTCATTTCAGTTCCCTACACCGAAGGTCCAAAGTTGGTTGCCAGTTTGGAACAACATGTTACCGAGTATCCAGTCGATGTAATGGCCGGGCAGAAAGTTAAAAGCATTGAGCAGAGTGAGCTCTTCTCGATAACCACTGAATCCGGCGCTGTGTTGAAAGCTAAATCATTGGTGTTGGCGACAGGTGCGCGCTGGAGAAAAATGAACGTTCCTGGCGAACAAGAATACTCAGGTAAAGGTGTCGCCTACTGTCCACATTGCGATGGGCCTTTATTCAAGGGTAAAAAGGTGGCGGTTATTGGTGGTGGTAACTCTGGGATTGAAGCGGCCATTGACCTCGCTAATATTGTAGAACACGTAACGGTATTAGAGTTTAGCGATCAACTCCGTGCAGATGAAGTGCTGCAACGAAAGGCTCGTTCGATGTCGAACATTGACATTATTATGCAAGCTCAAACTACGGAAGTAGTCGGCGATGGCAAGTCCGTCACCGGAATAAAATACATGGATAGAACAAACAATGCTGAACATCAAATTGAGTTGGCGGGTATTTTTGTACAAATTGGCTTGGTGCCCAATAGTGATTTTCTAAAAGGTGTCGTAGAGCTGTCGCCTCGTGGTGAGATTGTTATTGATGAACGTGGTGAGACCAGCGTACCAGGCATTTACGCTGCAGGGGATGTAACCACGGTTCCGTACAAGCAAATCATTATTGCGATGGGCGAAGGCGCCAAAGCATCTCTGAGCGCGTTCGATTATTTAATGCGTTTAGAACCAAAAGTGACCAGCGAAGAATCCAAAGCAGAAAAAGCAGCGTAG
- the ahpC gene encoding alkyl hydroperoxide reductase subunit C has protein sequence MTQSIINTELKPFKATAFHNGEFKDVTEKDVLGKWSVFFFYPADFTFVCPTELGDMADHYAQLQEMGVEVYSVSTDTHFTHKAWHSSSDTINKINFPMLGDPTGTISRNFGVMIEEDGLALRGTFVINPEGEIKVAEIHDLGIGRSAAELVRKIQAAQYVASHDGEVCPAAWKPGSETLKPSLDLVGKI, from the coding sequence ATGACTCAATCAATTATCAATACTGAACTTAAGCCATTCAAAGCGACGGCGTTCCACAATGGTGAATTTAAAGATGTAACAGAGAAAGACGTGTTAGGAAAATGGAGCGTATTTTTCTTCTACCCAGCGGACTTTACCTTTGTTTGTCCGACCGAGCTGGGCGATATGGCGGATCATTACGCGCAACTTCAAGAGATGGGCGTCGAAGTCTACTCAGTTTCAACGGATACGCATTTTACTCATAAAGCGTGGCACAGCAGCTCAGACACCATTAATAAAATTAACTTCCCGATGTTAGGTGATCCGACCGGAACTATCTCACGCAACTTTGGTGTAATGATTGAAGAAGACGGTTTAGCGTTGCGCGGTACTTTTGTGATTAACCCAGAAGGTGAAATCAAAGTCGCAGAAATTCATGACTTAGGTATCGGTCGTTCAGCTGCTGAACTTGTCCGTAAAATTCAAGCGGCACAATACGTAGCAAGCCACGACGGTGAAGTCTGTCCGGCGGCATGGAAACCTGGCTCAGAAACCTTGAAACCATCGTTAGATCTTGTCGGTAAAATCTAA
- a CDS encoding amidohydrolase family protein → MTLRINGHGHLLPTPDQIPTFMREKKFFWVDDARKHMCQGEWKRPITDPSFFLEEKLQWMDANNIDHEVVLSLSQLYCNGFSEQDCFDVIRFQNDFNAEVQRSHPSRFTTGFVVQPAFIDQALQEIERCVNQLNMKMLCLSTHYLHQSGEWLSVADESVAPIWELANELNLALEIHPYDAGRMVNLKDRFWRNHLVWMMAQTADTYLMFTLQGFAQRYPNVRTCFAHGNMLGHANYGRVVQGVEGRPDLFPDTHHPSQTLAQPNVFFDTLVHDVDTLNLLIKRCGTRQIVWGVDDPYPLGEMATVANCYPGKLLDDAVTADIIDEQQKHTIMSDNILNWLRLDLANR, encoded by the coding sequence ATGACATTACGAATTAATGGACATGGGCACCTGTTGCCAACACCCGATCAGATTCCCACTTTTATGCGTGAGAAGAAGTTCTTTTGGGTCGATGATGCGCGAAAACATATGTGTCAGGGTGAATGGAAGCGTCCGATAACCGATCCAAGTTTCTTTTTAGAAGAGAAACTGCAGTGGATGGACGCTAATAATATTGATCATGAAGTGGTATTGAGCCTATCTCAACTTTATTGCAATGGCTTCTCTGAACAAGATTGTTTTGATGTTATTCGTTTTCAAAATGACTTCAATGCTGAAGTACAACGTTCGCATCCGAGTCGATTTACCACCGGATTTGTTGTACAGCCCGCATTTATTGATCAGGCTCTGCAAGAAATAGAGCGCTGCGTTAATCAACTGAATATGAAAATGCTGTGCTTGAGCACCCACTACCTGCACCAAAGTGGCGAGTGGTTATCGGTTGCCGATGAGTCGGTCGCGCCGATTTGGGAGCTCGCCAACGAGCTTAATCTTGCACTAGAGATTCATCCATACGATGCGGGCAGAATGGTTAATTTAAAGGATCGATTTTGGCGCAATCACTTAGTTTGGATGATGGCTCAGACCGCTGATACTTACTTGATGTTCACCTTGCAGGGATTTGCACAGCGTTACCCCAATGTTAGAACCTGTTTTGCGCATGGAAACATGCTGGGTCATGCAAACTATGGTCGGGTCGTTCAAGGGGTAGAGGGGCGTCCGGATTTGTTTCCAGATACTCATCATCCTAGCCAAACCCTCGCCCAACCCAATGTGTTTTTCGACACCTTGGTGCATGACGTCGATACGCTCAACTTGTTGATTAAGCGCTGTGGTACCCGTCAAATCGTTTGGGGGGTTGATGATCCCTATCCTCTTGGAGAAATGGCGACGGTCGCCAACTGTTACCCTGGAAAGCTTCTTGATGATGCTGTGACAGCCGATATTATTGATGAACAACAGAAGCACACCATCATGTCTGACAATATTCTGAACTGGTTGCGCTTAGACCTGGCTAATCGATAG